In one Palaemon carinicauda isolate YSFRI2023 chromosome 25, ASM3689809v2, whole genome shotgun sequence genomic region, the following are encoded:
- the LOC137618973 gene encoding uncharacterized protein, with product MVLKKKAAVLEYIIFEQLVSHLEVIEALPDNLSACKKLYSTETAICSVVNMLYMMDENKCGILILLNLHAAFDTVEHELLLNDLRSISVKDKAFGYLKDYLVGRNYCVQIGNF from the exons ATGGTACTGAAGAAAAAGGCTGCAG tgctagaatacataatttttgaacaactagtcagtcacttagaagtaatagaagctttgccagacaacctaTCTGCTTGcaaaaaactatactctacggagacagccatctgttctgttgtaaatatgctttatatgatggatgaaaataaatgtggtattctaATATTACTCAATCTtcatgctgcttttgatacagttgagcatgaactgctactaaatgatctacggtccatcagtgTTAAAGACAAAGCTTTTggatacctaaaagactacttggttggtagaaattactgtgtgcaaattggaaacttttag